One Methanococcus aeolicus Nankai-3 DNA segment encodes these proteins:
- a CDS encoding FIST N-terminal domain-containing protein, whose translation MYYIHKEIKNPLKDGIELAEELQNNIEDPSLMILVTSITKKEKIEELLTGLKQNLRLDNLIGCTTAGEFSENYETKQGALLLAFNKSCKVAVGRMPQGTPARENGSLLAEDINQKLTEKYPKIDMHEKFLGFVFHDWNDDDENEVIEGLSSKLSFPIIGGTAADSMEFKNMYQIYQDKVLSNHTVFGAVSPKKKFNILYGHGYEPTEYYARVTKTDGYIIEELDGKPAYEVYSKMVSNILNVPLETINKYIPNENSNLDFTILYPPGIQDIYGHHKLLFIKKIENNNIIVSQRIKEGTFLTLMKTSVQKTKESLIHEIQKKTRGFKLPFTFIIECVARKIIKNPKAFEHPFVSEDFEKWISPNENILNEKEVFKTCIGFNSYGESIVNGVMRFHNALTFTGVSFDLESTSKINWKSSLKYFEFSEEELKIILELIDSRLSAKDLLKRLDLSQTKLYATLNDLEDRNIIKSQGKNPKKYYIENILKVLKDVSDRLDCQYQYKKEKRNKLLSKF comes from the coding sequence ATGTATTATATCCATAAAGAAATAAAAAACCCATTAAAAGATGGAATTGAATTAGCAGAAGAATTGCAAAATAATATTGAAGACCCATCTTTGATGATTTTAGTAACTTCGATAACCAAAAAAGAAAAAATTGAGGAGCTCCTAACGGGATTAAAACAAAACCTTCGTTTAGATAATTTAATAGGTTGCACCACCGCAGGTGAATTTTCAGAGAACTATGAAACAAAACAGGGAGCTCTTTTGTTAGCATTTAATAAATCATGTAAGGTGGCAGTGGGTCGTATGCCACAGGGGACACCTGCCCGAGAAAATGGTAGTTTATTGGCAGAAGATATAAATCAGAAATTAACAGAAAAATATCCTAAAATTGACATGCATGAAAAATTTTTAGGATTTGTATTTCACGATTGGAATGATGACGATGAAAATGAGGTAATAGAAGGATTATCCAGCAAACTGTCCTTTCCAATAATCGGCGGAACAGCTGCGGACAGTATGGAATTCAAAAACATGTATCAAATATATCAAGATAAAGTATTATCGAACCATACTGTATTTGGGGCAGTATCTCCGAAAAAGAAATTTAACATATTATATGGTCATGGATATGAACCGACCGAATATTATGCTAGAGTTACTAAAACTGATGGATATATCATAGAGGAACTCGATGGAAAACCAGCTTATGAAGTATATTCTAAAATGGTTAGCAATATATTAAATGTACCATTAGAAACCATTAATAAATATATACCAAATGAAAACAGCAATCTGGATTTTACGATATTATATCCTCCAGGAATTCAAGATATTTATGGACATCATAAATTATTATTTATAAAAAAGATAGAGAATAATAATATAATAGTTAGCCAGAGGATTAAAGAAGGGACATTTCTCACATTAATGAAAACATCAGTACAAAAAACCAAAGAATCATTAATTCATGAAATCCAGAAAAAAACCAGAGGATTTAAACTACCATTTACATTTATTATAGAATGTGTGGCCCGTAAAATTATAAAAAATCCAAAAGCATTTGAACACCCCTTCGTTTCAGAGGATTTTGAAAAATGGATTAGTCCGAATGAAAATATATTAAATGAAAAAGAAGTATTTAAAACCTGCATAGGATTCAACAGCTATGGAGAAAGTATTGTAAATGGGGTTATGAGATTCCACAATGCCCTCACTTTTACAGGCGTATCTTTTGATTTAGAGAGCACATCTAAAATTAACTGGAAATCTAGTTTAAAATATTTTGAATTCAGCGAAGAAGAATTAAAAATAATACTGGAATTAATAGATTCAAGATTAAGTGCAAAAGACTTGTTGAAAAGATTGGACCTGTCCCAGACTAAACTTTACGCTACATTAAATGACTTAGAAGATAGGAATATTATAAAATCGCAAGGTAAAAATCCAAAGAAATATTATATTGAAAATATATTAAAGGTATTAAAAGATGTTTCCGATAGATTGGATTGTCAGTACCAATATAAAAAAGAAAAAAGAAATAAATTATTATCTAAATTCTAA
- a CDS encoding PLP-dependent aminotransferase family protein, with protein MIIPHRKPCIESQLNKEGNINELNNVLNDLLQYDKELHILPSGNASIFIASKIIYDLNNCCNILVPDMGGWKGFINYPKSFNHNVLKLTTNDGIVDINVLDETIKKNNIKALFLTSLAGYLAVQPLKEIKKICSENNVIFVEDISGGVGGNCGYGDIIVCSTGAPKIINCEYGGFMGISGDIKQQLKENNKLENLKHLLKTYKVPNIHGSIKEEALRARETYKKCVVFSNIIKEEFENSYYKDNEGVGVFIEHNNPNEIVKKINNIIKLDDGKSILTKCPLYERILKKGFVLELKKIDIRYITKNNIDEIMYIIKTSLGTVN; from the coding sequence ATGATAATTCCACATAGAAAACCATGCATAGAATCACAATTAAATAAAGAAGGAAATATAAATGAATTAAATAATGTTTTAAATGATTTATTACAATATGATAAAGAATTACATATATTGCCATCTGGAAATGCTTCAATATTCATTGCATCAAAAATAATTTATGATTTAAACAATTGTTGCAATATATTGGTTCCAGATATGGGGGGCTGGAAAGGATTTATCAATTATCCAAAATCGTTTAACCATAATGTATTAAAATTAACTACGAATGATGGAATTGTCGATATTAATGTTTTGGACGAAACAATAAAGAAAAATAATATAAAAGCACTATTTTTAACATCATTGGCAGGTTATCTTGCAGTTCAGCCACTTAAAGAAATAAAAAAAATATGTTCGGAAAATAATGTTATTTTTGTAGAGGATATTTCTGGCGGAGTGGGTGGTAATTGTGGATATGGTGATATTATAGTATGTTCAACCGGAGCTCCCAAAATAATAAATTGTGAATATGGCGGATTTATGGGAATTAGTGGAGATATAAAACAGCAATTAAAAGAAAATAATAAATTGGAGAATTTAAAACATCTATTAAAAACATATAAGGTCCCAAATATACATGGTTCTATTAAAGAAGAAGCACTTAGGGCCAGAGAAACATACAAAAAATGTGTGGTTTTTTCAAATATTATAAAAGAAGAGTTTGAAAATTCATATTATAAAGATAATGAAGGGGTAGGCGTATTTATAGAACATAATAATCCAAATGAAATTGTTAAAAAGATAAATAATATAATAAAATTAGATGATGGAAAATCAATATTGACAAAATGCCCCTTATATGAGAGAATTTTAAAAAAAGGTTTTGTGTTGGAGTTAAAAAAGATTGACATAAGATATATTACTAAAAATAATATTGATGAAATAATGTATATAATTAAAACTTCATTAGGCACTGTAAATTAA